A single Paenibacillus kribbensis DNA region contains:
- a CDS encoding pyridoxal phosphate-dependent aminotransferase, whose amino-acid sequence MNYQLSDRVRALNPYIGAELRDKVETLRRSGRKLIALNVGEPDFPTPVHIAHAGIEAIIKGVTKYTPVQGTHDVRQAVCDKLKRDNSLSYGPEEVIITTGAKQAVANALLSICNEDDEVLLPIPCWGSYPEMIAHTGARPVFVETDPEQDFGLNVERLGSKVTSKTRAILLTNPNNPTGAVLDRETLFAIGMIAVRHDLYIIADEIYEHLVYGEKVPSIAALSEEIKARTITINGLSKAYAMTGWRIGYACGPLPVIRAMTVIQSYTTSNPSSIGQYAAITALKDEGDSVKEMTKSFDERRQYLIREIQSIRGLSCPNARGAFYLMVDVSRYFGSVYEEGTIADSKDFAEYLLDQVGVVVTPGDMFQAPRFIRLSYATSLAQLQEAVALIRAALSLLKMREENLK is encoded by the coding sequence TTGAATTATCAACTGAGTGATCGTGTCCGTGCGCTTAATCCTTATATCGGAGCAGAATTAAGAGATAAAGTCGAAACACTTCGCCGATCAGGCCGCAAGCTTATCGCGCTTAACGTGGGGGAACCGGATTTTCCCACACCAGTCCATATCGCTCATGCAGGTATAGAAGCGATTATTAAAGGCGTGACGAAATATACACCTGTGCAGGGGACACATGATGTTCGGCAGGCTGTTTGCGACAAACTGAAGAGAGACAACAGTCTGAGTTATGGCCCGGAGGAGGTGATCATCACCACTGGAGCCAAACAAGCCGTAGCGAATGCGTTGCTTTCGATTTGCAACGAGGATGACGAAGTGCTTTTACCGATTCCCTGCTGGGGGAGTTACCCGGAAATGATCGCCCATACAGGGGCTCGGCCTGTGTTCGTTGAAACCGACCCGGAACAAGACTTTGGGCTCAACGTGGAGCGACTTGGCAGTAAAGTAACTTCCAAGACGCGGGCTATTTTGCTGACAAATCCCAACAATCCGACCGGAGCGGTACTTGATAGAGAAACGCTGTTTGCCATCGGTATGATCGCTGTTCGTCATGATCTTTACATTATTGCGGATGAAATTTATGAACATTTGGTCTATGGCGAAAAAGTTCCTTCGATCGCTGCTTTAAGCGAGGAAATTAAAGCGCGGACGATTACGATAAATGGGTTATCCAAGGCGTATGCCATGACGGGCTGGCGAATCGGGTACGCATGCGGTCCATTGCCCGTGATTCGCGCCATGACAGTCATTCAAAGCTACACCACCTCCAATCCAAGCTCGATCGGTCAATACGCGGCGATTACGGCGCTCAAGGATGAGGGGGATTCGGTAAAGGAAATGACAAAATCTTTTGATGAACGAAGGCAGTATCTGATTCGTGAAATTCAATCGATTCGGGGATTGTCATGCCCCAATGCGAGAGGCGCTTTTTACTTGATGGTGGATGTGTCCCGTTACTTTGGTTCAGTTTATGAGGAGGGGACGATTGCTGATAGCAAGGACTTTGCCGAATATTTGCTGGATCAAGTGGGTGTCGTCGTAACGCCGGGGGACATGTTTCAGGCTCCCCGATTTATTCGGCTTTCCTATGCTACATCCCTGGCACAATTGCAGGAGGCTGTTGCCTTGATCAGGGCGGCATTGTCTCTATTGAAAATGCGAGAGGAAAATCTGAAATGA
- a CDS encoding DeoR/GlpR family DNA-binding transcription regulator, with amino-acid sequence MHSSYSEVEKRRKEILQELDERDKVYVKELAEKFGVTTETIRRDLDKLESLNKLKKIFGGAIKTSHQKLEWIYSDRESINLEVKRKLAAEAAKWVEDNDIIFLQAGSTVAQMPPFLRDKKELTVVSNSVPIIFEFAQYKRNGEFNGRVIQIGGELQVSSMGMSGVLAQDMLRDITINKAFFSCGGFTPENISTFQSESALMTKSLLAQSQKKVLVADASKMGVKHLYKVTSLLEVDMIITNTDLPEEWKPHTELSSLQWVSI; translated from the coding sequence ATGCATTCTTCCTATAGTGAAGTGGAGAAAAGAAGGAAAGAGATATTGCAGGAATTAGATGAGCGCGACAAAGTCTATGTAAAAGAGCTTGCCGAAAAATTCGGCGTGACAACCGAGACCATTCGGCGAGACCTGGACAAGCTGGAGAGCCTGAACAAATTAAAAAAAATATTTGGCGGAGCGATCAAAACGAGCCATCAAAAGCTGGAATGGATATATAGCGATCGAGAGTCGATCAATCTGGAGGTCAAAAGAAAACTGGCGGCCGAGGCCGCCAAATGGGTGGAGGACAACGATATTATTTTCCTCCAGGCAGGAAGCACCGTTGCCCAAATGCCGCCATTCTTAAGAGACAAAAAAGAGCTTACGGTGGTCAGTAATTCTGTTCCGATCATATTTGAATTCGCTCAATATAAACGAAATGGGGAATTTAACGGGCGGGTGATTCAGATTGGCGGAGAGCTTCAAGTTTCTTCGATGGGGATGTCGGGCGTACTCGCTCAAGATATGTTAAGAGACATTACCATAAACAAGGCTTTTTTTTCCTGTGGAGGCTTTACGCCTGAAAATATCAGTACGTTTCAAAGCGAGAGCGCGCTAATGACGAAAAGTCTGCTGGCTCAAAGCCAAAAGAAAGTGCTGGTAGCGGATGCTTCCAAAATGGGAGTCAAGCATCTGTATAAAGTAACTTCTCTGCTTGAAGTGGACATGATTATTACGAATACAGACTTGCCGGAAGAATGGAAACCACACACCGAATTGTCCTCATTGCAATGGGTTTCTATTTAA
- a CDS encoding M20 family metallopeptidase, whose protein sequence is MPTKFWENKEADILDLIERLVNIDSGTFYKAGVDQVGNVLASAYQALGFQVAVDQQSERGDHLVIVHPEGQHPDILIIGHMDTVFPVGTAESRPFSRDESYAYGPGIYDMKASLVMTLFAIKSLIEQGDESFKRVKIILNSDEEHGSIYSRNLIEREAASVKYALIVEPSDMTGRLITGRRGGGKFELHVTGKAAHSGEEPEKGRSAIGELAYKIIQLHALTDPSAGVHVNVGVISGGTTPNTIAAHAKASIDVRMETLEQAVELEHKIKHICGAPTIEGTTLVLQGGITRPPMIKTAKSEHLLKNVQEEAMQLGESLTDMKIGSGSDGNLTAAVGVATIDALGPRGGNAHTAEEFLDIESLVPRTRLLANVIKRLSSE, encoded by the coding sequence ATGCCAACAAAATTTTGGGAAAACAAGGAAGCCGACATACTCGACCTGATTGAGAGGCTTGTCAATATCGATAGCGGGACGTTTTATAAAGCGGGTGTGGATCAGGTGGGGAATGTGCTGGCCTCTGCTTATCAGGCTCTTGGATTTCAGGTTGCGGTCGATCAGCAGTCTGAGCGGGGGGATCATTTGGTCATTGTTCATCCTGAGGGACAGCACCCGGACATCTTGATTATTGGACATATGGACACGGTATTTCCTGTGGGCACCGCAGAAAGCCGGCCATTTTCACGCGATGAATCCTATGCTTACGGACCCGGCATATATGATATGAAGGCCAGCTTGGTCATGACACTGTTTGCGATAAAATCATTGATTGAACAAGGCGACGAGAGCTTCAAGCGGGTCAAAATCATTCTGAATTCGGATGAAGAGCACGGTTCGATCTATTCCAGGAACCTGATTGAGCGGGAAGCGGCAAGCGTTAAGTATGCTTTGATTGTTGAACCGAGCGATATGACGGGGAGACTTATAACCGGTCGGCGCGGCGGCGGTAAATTCGAATTGCATGTAACCGGAAAGGCGGCGCATTCCGGAGAAGAACCGGAAAAGGGACGAAGCGCCATTGGCGAACTTGCGTATAAAATTATTCAACTTCATGCGCTGACTGATCCAAGTGCAGGCGTCCATGTCAATGTCGGGGTGATTAGCGGCGGAACGACTCCCAACACGATTGCTGCCCATGCCAAGGCTTCTATTGATGTACGAATGGAGACACTGGAACAGGCCGTAGAGTTGGAGCACAAAATCAAACATATTTGCGGGGCGCCAACGATTGAAGGAACAACGTTAGTCTTGCAAGGCGGTATTACAAGACCTCCGATGATCAAAACTGCGAAATCTGAGCATTTATTGAAAAACGTTCAAGAAGAAGCGATGCAACTGGGAGAGTCGTTAACGGATATGAAAATCGGTTCAGGATCGGACGGTAACCTGACTGCGGCAGTAGGCGTAGCTACGATTGATGCGTTAGGTCCGCGTGGCGGTAACGCGCATACTGCGGAGGAGTTTTTGGATATCGAAAGCTTGGTGCCGAGAACAAGGCTCTTGGCTAACGTGATTAAACGATTAAGTAGTGAATAA
- a CDS encoding alkaline phosphatase family protein, whose amino-acid sequence MGKTTEKKSPSGRRVLIIGTDGLRPDQVNADTMPTYCRLMESGTVFKSFYSVYPSLTRVCMASLTTGSYPGQHGVMGNLMYSPRFSEDGLLQTGDHREILQFQQRTGEELLLRPTLGDRLAQANLRLTVSAGSSPGASLIWNFHHPQHVMNPSTDYGLPELSELHAARGPAADETDVSIRKKERTLWAVRTLIEQQLPDEQNTVMVLWLPEPDETQHFCGIGSQEAKQAQRLVDQCLSEILEAVSRLGLEDELDIMLISDHGHSTANMVGSLEDYLDQARKELKRELNLTAVDAFIYGDENQVEELQALADWLSAQPWCGMLLAREPLHQQLKNALPLSAVIGIITHERAPLLAVVPAWTDELNQDGIQGVVHYLNTKTENKAYHGSIRNGDMRPFCMGFGPSFKKGHVTDIPAGIIDIAPTALHLVGVTGESGFTGRVLFEGLKGCEEHAVQHDTVKYEELYADSERAKGIQIADVNGSTYLTDCFCENTSNALSKAAKKG is encoded by the coding sequence ATGGGGAAAACGACTGAGAAGAAAAGTCCTTCGGGACGGCGGGTACTCATTATCGGAACGGACGGATTAAGGCCCGATCAGGTTAATGCCGACACGATGCCTACTTATTGCCGGTTAATGGAAAGCGGCACGGTGTTCAAATCTTTTTATTCTGTTTATCCATCGCTGACACGGGTGTGCATGGCCTCATTAACCACTGGATCCTATCCGGGACAGCATGGTGTGATGGGCAATCTCATGTACTCGCCTCGTTTTTCGGAAGACGGACTGCTCCAGACAGGTGACCATCGGGAAATATTGCAATTCCAGCAGCGAACGGGGGAAGAGCTGCTCTTGCGTCCAACGCTCGGGGACCGATTGGCCCAAGCGAACTTGCGTTTGACGGTTTCGGCCGGAAGTTCGCCGGGAGCTTCATTGATCTGGAATTTTCACCATCCGCAGCATGTTATGAATCCGTCTACCGACTATGGTCTCCCGGAGCTTAGCGAATTGCATGCTGCGCGTGGTCCGGCCGCTGACGAAACCGATGTCTCGATCCGAAAGAAGGAACGCACTTTATGGGCCGTTCGGACGCTCATTGAACAGCAATTGCCCGATGAACAAAATACCGTTATGGTGCTGTGGCTTCCCGAACCGGACGAAACGCAACATTTTTGCGGCATCGGTTCGCAAGAGGCTAAACAAGCCCAAAGGCTAGTGGATCAATGTTTGTCCGAGATCTTGGAGGCTGTCTCGCGACTTGGCCTCGAGGATGAATTGGATATCATGCTCATCAGCGATCACGGACATTCGACAGCTAACATGGTCGGTAGTCTGGAGGATTATTTGGATCAAGCCCGGAAAGAATTGAAAAGAGAACTGAATTTGACCGCGGTAGACGCTTTCATTTATGGGGACGAAAATCAAGTCGAGGAATTGCAGGCGCTCGCTGACTGGCTATCCGCTCAACCCTGGTGCGGTATGCTATTGGCGAGAGAACCGCTTCATCAGCAACTGAAAAATGCTCTGCCTTTGAGTGCGGTAATCGGAATCATTACTCACGAGAGAGCCCCTCTGTTGGCTGTCGTTCCAGCGTGGACCGATGAATTAAATCAGGATGGCATTCAAGGAGTTGTTCATTATTTAAACACCAAAACGGAGAATAAAGCCTACCATGGCTCTATCCGGAACGGGGATATGCGGCCGTTTTGCATGGGATTTGGCCCAAGTTTTAAAAAAGGTCATGTGACGGACATTCCGGCAGGCATTATTGACATTGCGCCAACGGCTTTGCACTTGGTTGGAGTTACGGGTGAAAGCGGCTTTACAGGAAGGGTTTTATTTGAAGGCCTGAAAGGTTGCGAAGAGCATGCGGTTCAGCACGACACTGTTAAGTATGAAGAATTATATGCGGATTCCGAACGAGCAAAAGGAATTCAGATCGCTGATGTGAATGGATCGACATATCTCACCGATTGTTTTTGTGAAAATACAAGTAACGCTCTTTCGAAAGCCGCAAAGAAAGGATGA
- a CDS encoding ABC transporter substrate-binding protein codes for MKRTFIKSVIMASSLVMLLAGCGQGASSSITSQQSNKQGPVQIEFWYGNSGVIGDTIKDLTEQFNQSQDEVKVNAVFQESTNNIGKKLLTAIVGNAVPDVVQLNARFWPSFAYNKALLPLDPYIQKDPEFNYSDFVDSFVDNTLIEGKTYTLPFNRSTPILYYNKDIVKEIGLDSEHPVSTWDEMMTAAKKATVIKDGKTERFGYASLLPPLYYYSLMWSNGGDILSPDQKDVVIDQAPAIQGLEMYRKMIYDDKTMMQPLGGNRDGDQEMINFQNGKVAFLLASTGDLNQIQNNVKFKLGVDFVPKFKEYAVPSTSGGNLAIVAKAPKEKQDAAWKFIKFLTDKQQTIYFAQHTGYMPIRKSAVKAPEMVKFYKENPFFKITVDQLPYGKGIPVVPNFEKIETEIQNALGKTYAENVPAQESMKEAADKIRELLKE; via the coding sequence TTGAAACGTACATTCATTAAAAGTGTTATCATGGCGTCAAGTTTGGTTATGTTGCTTGCAGGTTGCGGGCAAGGAGCTTCGTCTTCCATCACATCACAGCAAAGTAACAAGCAGGGTCCGGTACAAATTGAGTTCTGGTACGGCAATAGCGGCGTGATCGGGGACACCATTAAAGATTTGACCGAACAATTTAATCAATCGCAAGATGAAGTGAAGGTCAATGCGGTATTCCAGGAAAGTACGAATAATATCGGCAAGAAATTATTGACAGCAATTGTGGGCAATGCTGTACCGGATGTTGTTCAGTTGAACGCCAGATTCTGGCCGTCCTTTGCTTACAATAAAGCATTGCTGCCGCTTGACCCTTATATTCAAAAGGATCCGGAGTTTAACTACAGCGATTTTGTAGACAGCTTTGTAGATAACACGTTAATCGAAGGAAAGACATACACTCTTCCGTTCAACCGGAGTACACCGATCTTGTATTACAATAAAGATATCGTGAAGGAGATCGGGCTTGATTCGGAGCACCCGGTATCCACTTGGGACGAAATGATGACCGCCGCGAAGAAAGCGACCGTCATCAAGGATGGGAAGACAGAACGATTCGGCTATGCGTCATTGCTGCCGCCCCTCTACTACTACTCGTTGATGTGGTCCAATGGTGGAGATATTCTTAGCCCGGATCAAAAGGATGTCGTGATCGACCAAGCGCCGGCGATTCAAGGTCTGGAAATGTACCGGAAAATGATATATGACGATAAAACCATGATGCAGCCTCTCGGTGGGAATAGAGACGGCGATCAGGAAATGATCAATTTTCAAAACGGCAAGGTAGCTTTCCTGCTGGCCTCGACAGGAGACCTGAACCAGATCCAAAACAATGTCAAGTTTAAGCTTGGCGTCGATTTTGTGCCAAAGTTTAAAGAATATGCCGTTCCTTCGACTTCCGGGGGAAATCTCGCGATTGTGGCGAAGGCCCCGAAGGAAAAGCAAGATGCGGCCTGGAAGTTCATAAAGTTTCTTACCGATAAGCAGCAAACCATTTATTTTGCCCAGCATACCGGATATATGCCGATTCGAAAATCTGCAGTTAAAGCGCCTGAAATGGTGAAGTTTTATAAAGAAAATCCGTTCTTTAAAATCACTGTCGACCAACTTCCCTACGGTAAGGGAATCCCGGTCGTGCCTAACTTCGAAAAGATTGAGACTGAGATCCAAAATGCGCTCGGAAAAACCTATGCCGAAAATGTTCCGGCCCAGGAATCGATGAAGGAAGCTGCCGACAAGATACGTGAGCTGTTGAAGGAATAG
- a CDS encoding carbohydrate ABC transporter permease, translating to MRLKQFAFRWFGFALLSLFSIVILFPFIWMLSSSLKSADQVYVFPPTLIPEVFRWENYVEIWKLAPLARYLFNSLFTASATIMVQLLLIIPASYAFARLRFKGSGFLFLLVLATMMIPDQVTFIPNFLTVKQLGWVDTYMGLIAPFTVKAFGIFMLRQAFMQVPKELEEAAILDGCGHTRIMRHLMMPLSGAAVVTYILLSFIWNYNELFWPLIVTNNENLRTVQLGLSRFMEEGGGRSGGTQWNLVMAAAAVIIAPLGVLFISMQKFIVKGVATTGLK from the coding sequence ATGAGATTGAAGCAATTTGCATTTAGATGGTTCGGATTCGCCCTTTTGAGTCTTTTTTCAATCGTTATATTATTTCCTTTTATATGGATGTTGAGCAGTTCATTAAAGAGCGCCGATCAAGTGTACGTGTTTCCTCCTACGTTGATCCCGGAAGTATTTCGCTGGGAAAACTACGTGGAAATATGGAAATTGGCTCCGCTGGCCCGGTATCTATTCAATAGCCTATTTACAGCAAGCGCCACTATCATGGTGCAACTGCTGTTGATCATCCCGGCTTCTTATGCTTTTGCCAGGCTGCGTTTTAAGGGAAGCGGTTTTCTTTTTCTCTTGGTTCTCGCTACCATGATGATTCCGGACCAAGTTACGTTTATCCCTAATTTTTTGACGGTCAAACAACTCGGTTGGGTGGATACGTATATGGGCTTGATCGCGCCATTCACCGTAAAAGCATTTGGCATATTTATGCTGAGACAAGCCTTTATGCAAGTGCCGAAAGAGCTTGAGGAAGCAGCCATTCTCGATGGCTGCGGACACACCAGAATCATGCGCCATCTCATGATGCCTTTATCGGGAGCAGCTGTTGTGACGTATATCTTGTTGTCCTTTATCTGGAATTATAATGAATTGTTTTGGCCGCTCATTGTAACCAACAATGAAAATTTGCGGACAGTTCAGTTAGGACTATCGCGATTTATGGAAGAAGGCGGCGGAAGGAGCGGGGGAACGCAGTGGAATCTGGTCATGGCCGCTGCTGCAGTTATTATCGCTCCATTAGGCGTATTATTCATTTCCATGCAGAAGTTTATTGTCAAAGGCGTGGCCACTACGGGTTTGAAGTAA
- a CDS encoding carbohydrate ABC transporter permease, producing MDKHLNKTSIAKWAYTNLTAYLLVSPAIILLVVFHLYPMGMTFFLSLTDWNLITPDFNWIFAGNYSRMFTSSEFWSVVGNTFIFSIFSVGFTVLLATVLAVVLDEKLRGVRLFRSVVFLPYITPMAAIGTLWVWMYNQNFGLINWVLDFFSIPPAPWLAKPGWAMAALIITKVWKVVGYYMVILLAGKQNIADSLYEAAKMDGAGRLQLFTRITLPLLSPYIFFVLIVALIGSFEDFDLLFTMTRGGPAESTNMIIYYIYQHAFEFFDIGYASAASSVLFVILMLITFIQMKVSKRWVHYQ from the coding sequence ATGGATAAACATTTAAACAAAACAAGCATAGCCAAATGGGCGTATACGAATTTAACTGCTTATTTATTGGTTTCGCCAGCCATTATTCTTCTTGTTGTATTTCATCTTTATCCGATGGGTATGACATTTTTTCTGAGCCTGACGGACTGGAATCTGATTACCCCTGATTTTAATTGGATTTTCGCAGGCAATTATTCGCGGATGTTTACTTCGTCCGAATTTTGGAGTGTCGTTGGAAACACGTTTATATTTAGTATCTTCTCAGTTGGCTTTACGGTCTTGCTGGCTACTGTACTGGCTGTTGTACTGGACGAAAAACTGCGAGGCGTCAGATTGTTTCGTTCGGTCGTATTTTTGCCCTATATTACACCTATGGCGGCTATTGGAACCCTATGGGTATGGATGTACAACCAGAATTTTGGTCTGATCAACTGGGTGCTGGATTTCTTCTCTATTCCTCCCGCTCCTTGGCTGGCAAAGCCGGGGTGGGCCATGGCTGCGCTAATCATTACGAAAGTCTGGAAGGTAGTCGGCTACTACATGGTGATTCTGCTGGCCGGCAAGCAAAATATAGCGGACTCCCTGTATGAAGCGGCCAAGATGGATGGAGCGGGAAGGCTGCAGTTGTTTACCCGAATTACGCTGCCGCTGCTTTCTCCTTATATCTTCTTTGTACTGATCGTCGCGTTAATTGGCTCTTTTGAAGATTTCGATCTGCTGTTTACGATGACCCGTGGTGGGCCTGCAGAAAGCACAAATATGATCATTTATTACATTTACCAGCATGCCTTTGAATTTTTTGATATCGGCTATGCTTCCGCAGCCTCATCGGTGCTTTTTGTTATCCTTATGCTCATCACATTTATCCAGATGAAGGTCTCCAAAAGGTGGGTGCACTATCAATGA
- a CDS encoding DeoR/GlpR family DNA-binding transcription regulator: MHSSYSEVEKRRKEILQELDERDKVYVKELAEKFGVTTETIRRDLDRLESLNKLKKIFGGAIKTSHQKLEWVYNDRESINLEVKRKLAAEAAKWVEDNDIIFLQAGSTIAQMPPFLRDKKELTVVSNSVPIIFEFAQYKRNGEFDGRVIQIGGELQVSSMGMSGVLAQEMLRDISVNKAFFSCGGFTPENISTFQSESAIMMKSLLAHSQKKVLVADASKMGVNHLYKVTALHNVDMIITDTDLPEEWKSHTELSSLQWLSI, from the coding sequence ATGCATTCTTCCTATAGCGAAGTGGAGAAAAGAAGGAAAGAAATATTGCAGGAATTAGACGAGCGCGACAAAGTCTATGTCAAAGAGCTTGCCGAAAAATTCGGTGTAACAACCGAGACCATTCGGCGAGATCTGGACAGGCTGGAGAGTTTGAACAAACTAAAAAAAATATTTGGCGGAGCGATCAAAACGAGCCATCAAAAGCTGGAATGGGTATATAACGATCGAGAGTCGATCAATTTGGAGGTCAAAAGAAAACTGGCGGCCGAGGCAGCCAAATGGGTGGAGGACAATGATATTATATTCCTCCAGGCAGGGAGCACTATTGCCCAAATGCCGCCATTCTTAAGAGACAAAAAGGAGCTTACGGTGGTCAGCAATTCTGTTCCGATCATATTTGAATTCGCTCAATATAAGCGAAATGGGGAATTTGACGGCCGAGTGATTCAGATTGGCGGAGAGCTTCAAGTTTCTTCGATGGGAATGTCAGGCGTACTTGCTCAAGAGATGTTAAGGGATATTTCCGTAAACAAAGCTTTTTTTTCCTGCGGGGGGTTTACGCCTGAAAATATCAGTACGTTTCAGAGTGAGAGCGCGATAATGATGAAAAGCTTGTTGGCTCATAGCCAAAAGAAAGTACTGGTAGCGGATGCTTCCAAAATGGGCGTCAATCATCTGTATAAAGTAACCGCCCTACATAATGTGGACATGATTATTACGGATACGGACTTGCCGGAAGAATGGAAATCACACACCGAATTGTCCTCATTACAATGGCTTTCTATTTAA
- a CDS encoding GerAB/ArcD/ProY family transporter, translating to MMEKGKISAAQLGLLFYSVAAYDGILYIPKITGKDAGHDLWISPIWAHLPGLLFVLAMIRLSNMFRRETIIQYSERLLGPWLGKAAGLAVIFYGINLTSVILREYGDFISAVFLRKTPTLVAIGGMVLLVSYAVRGGVEVLGRLAQLFLPLTFLVFGLLIILSITEWDVNNILPIMGKGIIPSVKGAIIPLSWFSGYMMLGIYFPFVSNQRKTTAYALLTWFCLLVTLSVSGLVSVFLFGKHVSTLNYPFIEVVRYIKIGEFIQHVDALLLIVWLPGTFIQLTSYLYTAALGASQLLGLKQYRQLVFPLGLLTLVMSMWRTPSVDEFEIYLGTSQVILDFFCIALGLLLFVTAWIRERVNRL from the coding sequence ATGATGGAGAAAGGAAAGATTTCAGCAGCGCAGTTAGGTCTTCTTTTTTATTCGGTTGCTGCCTACGATGGAATTCTGTATATTCCAAAAATAACGGGAAAGGATGCCGGACACGATTTATGGATATCACCGATCTGGGCTCATCTGCCTGGTTTACTGTTCGTGCTAGCGATGATCCGCCTCAGCAACATGTTTCGGAGGGAAACCATCATTCAGTATAGTGAGCGGCTGCTCGGACCTTGGCTGGGCAAAGCCGCGGGACTTGCCGTCATATTTTATGGAATAAATCTGACTTCCGTTATATTGAGGGAATATGGCGACTTTATTTCGGCCGTCTTTTTAAGAAAAACGCCCACACTTGTCGCCATTGGCGGTATGGTTTTGCTTGTATCCTACGCCGTTAGAGGAGGTGTGGAGGTTTTAGGAAGGCTTGCACAGCTGTTCCTTCCGCTTACATTCTTGGTGTTCGGACTGTTGATCATCTTGTCAATTACTGAATGGGACGTAAACAATATCTTACCTATTATGGGCAAAGGGATCATTCCCTCTGTTAAGGGGGCCATCATTCCGTTAAGCTGGTTCTCCGGATATATGATGCTTGGAATATATTTCCCGTTCGTGTCAAATCAGAGGAAAACGACAGCGTACGCATTATTAACCTGGTTTTGTCTGCTGGTTACATTGTCCGTCTCTGGGCTCGTATCCGTTTTCCTTTTCGGGAAGCATGTCAGCACTTTGAATTATCCGTTTATTGAGGTCGTCCGGTATATAAAAATAGGAGAATTTATCCAGCATGTCGACGCTTTGTTACTGATCGTCTGGCTCCCCGGCACGTTCATTCAGTTAACCTCCTATCTGTACACGGCAGCATTGGGGGCAAGTCAATTACTTGGACTTAAACAATACCGCCAGCTTGTGTTTCCATTAGGCTTGCTTACGCTAGTAATGAGTATGTGGAGAACCCCTAGCGTTGACGAGTTCGAAATATATCTAGGAACGAGCCAAGTCATATTAGATTTCTTCTGCATTGCTCTAGGCCTTCTCCTTTTCGTAACAGCTTGGATTCGAGAACGTGTAAACCGGCTATAG